TCTTCTCCCCTTTGCCTGTGCCCTGGAGTGCATCCACACCTACTCCCTGATCCACGACGATCTGCCCGCCATGGACGACGACGACCTGCGCCGAGGCAGGCCTACCTGTCACAAGGCGTTTGACGAAGCGACGGCGATTCTGGCCGGTGATGCCCTTTTGACCCTGGCCTTTGAGCTGGCTGCCTCCCCCATGAAGGATATCGACCCCGGCGATCAACTCACCATGATCGCCCAACTGGCCCGGGATGCCGGTATTTTTGGTATGGTGGGGGGACAAATGCTGGATATTGAGGCCGAAAACCGGGAAGTCACCCTGGTGGAGCTACAAAACGTCCACATCCACAAAACCGGCGCCCTCATTCGCGCGGCCTGCTTGGCCGGGGGAAAACTGGGGGGTGGCGACCGGGAGCAGGTTAAACGCCTGAAGCGATACGGCGAAGCGATAGGGCTGGCCTTTCAGGTGATGGACGACATCCTGGATGAAGTGGGTGACAGCGCCGTCATGGGCAAAAGCGCCGGATCCGACCGAGCCCGCTCCAAGGCGACCTATCCCCACCTTCTAGGTCTCCCCCAGGCCCGGGAGGAGGCACAGTTTTTGGTGGATGAAGCCCTCAGCCAATTACAGCCATTTTCTGCCGCCGCCGATCCTTTGCGCGAGCTGGCCCGTTTCATCGTTTCCCGAACCCATTAGATATTCCGCCATGGCCTCTCTGCTGGACACCATCAACGAACCGAAGGACCTCCGGGCACTCCCCGAGGAGGACTTGATCCAATTGGCCCGGGAGGTGCGGGAGTTTACCATCGACACCGTCGCCCAGACCGGCGGCCATCTGGGGGCGAGCCTGGGGGTGGTGGAGCTGACCATTGCCCTTCACCATGTCTTCAACACCCCGGAAGATCGCCTTTTTTGGGATGTGGGTCATCAATCCTACCCCCATAAAATATTAACCGGTCGTCGAGAGCGCATGCACACCCTGCGCAAGCGCCACGGGTTGTCCGGCTTCACCAGCCGCAAGGAGAGTCCCTTCGATCCCTTTGGCATGGGCCACTCCTCCACCTCCATTTCGGCGGCGTTGGGCGCGGCGTTGGGCCACCGCCACAAAGGACTCCCCCACCGGGGAATTGCCGTCATCGGTGATGGAGCGCTCTCCGCTGGCATGGCTTTTGAGGCGCTGAACAACGCTGGACGCTACGATTGCAATCTGATTGTCGTTTTGAACGACAACGAAATGTCCATCTCCCCCAACGTGGGCGCCCTCTCCAGCTATCTTTCCCGCATCTTGAGCGGTCGGGTTTATACCCGCCTCAAGGGGGGAACGGGGCGCGTGCTGGAAAAAATCTCCCCCCCCCTGCTTGATGCCGCCCGCAAGGCCGAAGAGCACATGAAGGGCATGTTGACCCCGGGCACTCTTTTCGAAGAGCTGGGATTCAACTATCTGGGACCGGTGGATGGTCACGACTTTGGCCAGCTGCTGCCCACCCTGAAGAACATTCGCAATCTCAAAGGGCCGGTGCTGCTCCATGTGGTCACCAAAAAGGGGAAGGGATTTCTCCCCGCCGAGGCCAACCCCTGCACCTATCACGGGGTCTCCCCCTTTGATCGTCAAACCGGACGCATCCAGAGCGCCAACGGCGCTCTTCCCAGCTACACCAAAGTCTTCTCCTCCTCTCTGGTGGCCCTGGCCCAGGAAAACCCCAAGATTATCGCCATTACCGCCGCCATGCCCGAAGGGACCGGACTCGACGCCTTTCAGGAACGTTTTCCCCATCGGTTTTATGATGTCGGCATCGCTGAGCAACATGCGGTCACCTTTGCCGCAGGCTTGGCTTGTGAAGGATTCGTACCGGTGGTGGCGATCTACTCCACCTTCGTGCAACGGGCCTACGACCAGATCATTCACGATGTGGCTCTGCAAAATCTCCCGGTGGTGTTTGCCCTGGATCGGGCAGGCCTGGTGGGGGCTGACGGTCCTACCCATGCGGGCACCTTCGATCTCTCGTTCCTGAGGGCCATCCCCAACATCACCCTCATGGCCCCAGCGGACGAAAATGAGCTGCGACGGATGCTGGCGACAGCCGTTGCCATGGGCAAACCGGTCGCCATCCGCTATCCCCGGGGGAGCGCTCTGGGACTCCAAGAAGAACCTGCCGACATCATCCCCACAGCCCAAGGGCGCTGCCTGAAAAAAGGCCAACAAGTCGCCCTGGTCGCCGTTGGTCATCCGGTCCATCAGGCGCTACAAGCCGCTGAAAAATTACAGGATGAAGGCCTCTCCGTTGCAGTCTACGATGGCCGTTTCATCAAACCCCTGGATGAACGCCTGCTGCGGGAAGCTGCCAAATGCCCGGTGGTGATCACCCTGGAGGAAAATACCATACGGGGCGGTTTTGGTGCCGGTGTGCTGGAATTTTACGCCCAGGACGGCCTTCTGGACAAAGGCCAAACCGTGCGCACCTGGGGCTTGCCGGATCGTTTCATCCCCCATGGCAGCCAGGGGGAGCTGCGGGCTGAGGTAGGCATCAGCAGCGAGGAGATCGCCCGCCGTATTCGGGAACTCCTGGCCAAAGTTGCCCCCCCCCAATAACCTTCATCCCCAGATCTTCCCTTGCCCCCTCCCAAGCGCCAACGTCTCGATCAAGCTCTTTTGGATCGGGGGCTGGTGGCCGATATCAAAGAGGCCCGAAGCCTGATCATGACCGGTCAGGTGCTGGTGGCTGAAGGGCGTATCGATAAACCCGGTCACCCCATCTCCCTGGAGACCCCCATTCGTTTAAAAGAGCAGAAGTGCCCCTGGGTCTCACGGGGTGCCTTCAAGCTTCTCCAAGCCCTTGATACCTTCAAAATCGACCCCACCGGTTGGCGCTGTCTGGATGCCGGGGCTTCCACGGGGGGGTTTGTCGAAGTATTGCTGGATCGGGGGGCCGCTCAGGTCACTGCGGTGGATGTGGGGTATGGACAGCTGGCCTGGAAGCTGGTTCAGGATCCACGGGTGCAGCTGCTCGACCGCACCAACATTCGCCACCTCACTCTGGAAAAGATCCAGCAGCCGGTGGATCTGGTCACCATGGATCTCAGTTTTATTTCCCTGACCCGGGTGCTGCCGGTGGTGGCCAAGCTCCTGAAACCCCATGGCCGGGGTATCGCCCTCATCAAGCCCCAATTCGAAGTAAAAAAAGAACAGGTCAGCCAGGGGGGACTCGTGGAAGATCCTCTCCTGCACCAGCAGGCTATTGAAAAAATCCACCAATGCGCCACCGAGATGAACCTTCAGGAACAGGGCCTGACCCCCTCTCCCATCAAAGGCCCGGCGGGCAACGTGGAGTTTTTGTTTTATTTCGGCAAGCCCTGACCCTCCCCCCCCTACTGCCTCCAGCCACAAAAAAGCCCCTGCTTTTCATTCAAAACAGGCTATCATCCCCATCATGGCCATTCCCCAAGCCCTTGAGGCAATCATCCAGCAACTTGCCGCCCTCCCCCATGTGGAGCGGGTGATTCTATTTGGCTCCCGGGCCAGGGGGGATCATGATGAGCGAGCTGACATCGATCTGGCGGTGGCCTGCCCGAATGCTTCAGAAAGCCAATGGAGCGACATCTGGCATCTAACCGACCAAGCCCCCACCCTGCTTGAAATCGACTTGGTAAGACTGGAGGGAGCCCAGCCAAAACTTCTGGAAAACGTTCAAAACGAGGGAGTGGTTTTGTATGAACGCCCCTGACATCAAGGTCAAGACCTCCCTTGCAAATCTTGAGCGGGCCTTGAATCGACTGGGTGAGGCACTGGCGGAACCCGAGGAAAACCCCCTCAGGGTGGATGCGGTCATTCAGCGTTTTGAATTTGCCTGGGAGATTTTCTGGAAAAGTCTCAAACGAATCCTGGCACAGGAAGGCATCGAGACCCACACCCCCAGAGAGGCCTTGAAAAAGGCTTTTGCTGCCTACTGGCTTAAAGATGAGACCGTCTGGCTCAACATGCTCAAAGATCGCAACACCACCTCCCATGTTTACGATGAAGCTGTGGCCAAAAAAATCGTCGAGAGAATAAACGACCACTATTATGGAGAGATGCGCCAAGCCCAAGGGGGGCTAACTGCACGGTTTGGCAGGAGAGAGTCCTGAGGCGTTCTACCAGCAATCCTCATCGTTACATCAAAAAACAACGCTCCCTGGCCACGTTGACGACAAGACTGAAAAGCCTGCAAACCTCATTTGACTTTTTATCCAAACCGTCAGCCAACATAATCCTATCCATCCCCTTTTCACACACCAGGCTGAAAAACTTCAACAGCCATTGTCCATGGTGACAATCATGGGCCACAAGTAAACACGAAGCCAACCAACCCGCCCGAAGCAAGAATAAATTCCAATCACAATATTGCCGCAAACGTTTCAGCATTTCACAAAATTGTCAGGAGTATAATCAACTGGTTTTTCATGGCAGTTTCTGGCAAAGTGCTATTAAAATATTGACACTTTGAAAAAACTGGACCCGCGAGCGTCTAAACAAGAATCATTCACTTCTTATGGGTGCTCACAAAAGTATCACCAATTCTGTAACGATTTGCCTGCTAACAGGGTGGTTAGACGAACTTTATTATGGACGCAACAGGCAAATCCTTTTAGAGCGTTGAATTAACTCGACGATTATTTGAGGGGAAAAAATGAACGTGAAACATTGGAACATTGGCCCAAAACTGGCTCTCAGTTTTGGCATCATCTGCCTGCTGCTCCTGGCTGTTGCAACCCGCTACCAAACGACCCTGTGGCAGACACAATCCAACTTCCAAAACATTCTCGACCAGGCAGAGCCTGCAAAAAGCCACGCCCTGACCATCGGCCACCTGATGCTGCAATCCCGTCGGGCCGAAAAAGATTTTCTCCTACGCAAAAAAACCAAATATATCGACAAGGTGGATAAACTGGTGGGGGAAGTACGATCCGAGGCCGATAAAATCATTCGGATCGGTGAATCCATGGGGGGTGATGACGGCAACGCCCTGATCAAAGACAGCAAGGCGATTCAAGGCGCCATGGCTGACTATGGGAAAGCTTTCAAGGAAATGGCCCAGAGTTGGCAGATCAAGGGACTGGGACCAAAATTGGGATACCAGGGGGCCTTTCGAAAAGAAGCCCACAATCTGGGACAATTGCTGAACGATTTTGATGTCACCCAGCTGAATATTTTTCTACTGCAATTGCGCCGGGCTGAGAAGGATTTCAGGCTGCGTGGCAAAAGCAAGTATGTGGAAAAGCATCGCCAACTGATCAGCACGTTCGTGGCGACCGTGGATGGCAATGCCATGAGTGCCGCCCACAAAAACCAAATCAAGTCCAACCTGACCACCTACCAAACCGCCTTCGCCACTTTTCTAAAGGAAAATGCCACCGACCGTGGGGCCTCCAAATCAACGATTTCCGCCTTGAGCAAAACAGCCGGACAGCTGGAAAAGGAGCTGTATAAATATTATGTGCCGGCCATCTGGCGGGATTTTTTGGAGATTCGGAAACACGAAAAGGACTATCTCTTACGTGGTGCTGACAAATATGTGAAAAAGCTGGATGCCACCATCGATAAAATTTTGAAAAAGGTGGCTGCATCCAAACTGGAAGAGTCCACCCGCAAGAGCATTCGCACCTCCCTCACCAGCTACCAGGATGCCTTTCACGCCTTGGTGGGTGAAGACAAAAACATCGCCCGGTTGACGGAAACCATGCGCCAAACAGTGCATGCCATTGAACCGATGATCGAGGAAATCATTCAAAACAGTGAACGAATGATGGTTCGGACACAAACCCAAATCCAGAAACAGGTGGACGCGGATTCAACACTGGCCATGAGCCTGACGGGTGGAATCCTTATGATTGCGTTGCTGCTGGGCGTCATCATCACCCGGCACATCATTGCGCCCCTGCACGGCTGCATTGGCAACATCAAGGAAATGGCGGAAGGCAACCTGACCGTTCAGTGCACCACAGACCGACAAGACGAACTGGGACAAATTTTAAACAGCCTGCAGCAAATGATTCTCTCCTTGCGCCGTGTCATTCTGGAAATTCGCACGGCTTCGGACAATGTCGCGGCTGGTAGCACGGAGTTGTCCCAATCGGCCAACACGCTTTCCAACGGTGCAACGGAACAGGCTGCTTCGGTGGAAGAGACCTCCTCAGCCATGGAAGAGATGTCCTCAGGCATTGAACAAAACACCAGCAATGCCCAGCAGACCCAAACGATCTCCTCCAAAGCATCCATAGATGCCGAAGAGACTGGTAGTTCGGTCACCGAGGCGGTGACCTCCATGAAGGAGATCGCCACCAAAATTTCCATCATTGAGGAGATCGCCCGCCAGACCAATCTGTTGGCCCTGAACGCCGCCATCGAAGCGGCCCGGGCTGGTGAGCACGGCAAAGGGTTTGCTGTGGTGGCTGCCGAGGTGCGTAAACTGGCCGAACGGGCGCAAAGCGCTGCTGGTGAGATCACCCAGCTCGCTTCCTCCAGCGTCCAGGTGGCTGAAAAAGCCGGAAACAATCTGGTCGCCCTGGTGCCGGACATCCAAAAAACCGCCGAACTGGTTCAGGAAATCGCTGCCGCCAGCCAAGAACAAAACAGCGGTACCGGCCAGATCAATCAAGCCCTGCAACAGCTCGACCGGGTCATCCAGCAAAATGCCGGCGCCTCGGAAGAGATGGCGGCGACAGCTGAAGAGCTTTCAGGGCAGGCGGACAAGCTTCATGATGCCGTCGGATTTTTCAAGCTTGGGAATGAAGGTTCCAGCCCCTCCCAAAACCAAGGAACTTCCGCAGCACAGAGACCCAAGCAGATCCCTGCCAGAAAAGCGCCTGCTGCCCTGCCTGCCCCCGGAGGCCAGTCATCCCAAGGCGGAGCCAACCTGGATCTCGGTAGCGGTTCTGGAGATGATGCGTTTGAAACATTTTGATGGCAAG
Above is a genomic segment from Magnetococcales bacterium containing:
- a CDS encoding nucleotidyltransferase domain-containing protein, which translates into the protein MAIPQALEAIIQQLAALPHVERVILFGSRARGDHDERADIDLAVACPNASESQWSDIWHLTDQAPTLLEIDLVRLEGAQPKLLENVQNEGVVLYERP
- a CDS encoding nucleotidyltransferase substrate binding protein; amino-acid sequence: MNAPDIKVKTSLANLERALNRLGEALAEPEENPLRVDAVIQRFEFAWEIFWKSLKRILAQEGIETHTPREALKKAFAAYWLKDETVWLNMLKDRNTTSHVYDEAVAKKIVERINDHYYGEMRQAQGGLTARFGRRES
- a CDS encoding TlyA family RNA methyltransferase: MPPPKRQRLDQALLDRGLVADIKEARSLIMTGQVLVAEGRIDKPGHPISLETPIRLKEQKCPWVSRGAFKLLQALDTFKIDPTGWRCLDAGASTGGFVEVLLDRGAAQVTAVDVGYGQLAWKLVQDPRVQLLDRTNIRHLTLEKIQQPVDLVTMDLSFISLTRVLPVVAKLLKPHGRGIALIKPQFEVKKEQVSQGGLVEDPLLHQQAIEKIHQCATEMNLQEQGLTPSPIKGPAGNVEFLFYFGKP
- a CDS encoding polyprenyl synthetase family protein, whose translation is MNLSQYLSERRSLVEKALDSHVPSVNKPPARLNAAIRHSLMAGGKRLRPILVLAACEAVEGPVANLLPFACALECIHTYSLIHDDLPAMDDDDLRRGRPTCHKAFDEATAILAGDALLTLAFELAASPMKDIDPGDQLTMIAQLARDAGIFGMVGGQMLDIEAENREVTLVELQNVHIHKTGALIRAACLAGGKLGGGDREQVKRLKRYGEAIGLAFQVMDDILDEVGDSAVMGKSAGSDRARSKATYPHLLGLPQAREEAQFLVDEALSQLQPFSAAADPLRELARFIVSRTH
- a CDS encoding 1-deoxy-D-xylulose-5-phosphate synthase; this encodes MASLLDTINEPKDLRALPEEDLIQLAREVREFTIDTVAQTGGHLGASLGVVELTIALHHVFNTPEDRLFWDVGHQSYPHKILTGRRERMHTLRKRHGLSGFTSRKESPFDPFGMGHSSTSISAALGAALGHRHKGLPHRGIAVIGDGALSAGMAFEALNNAGRYDCNLIVVLNDNEMSISPNVGALSSYLSRILSGRVYTRLKGGTGRVLEKISPPLLDAARKAEEHMKGMLTPGTLFEELGFNYLGPVDGHDFGQLLPTLKNIRNLKGPVLLHVVTKKGKGFLPAEANPCTYHGVSPFDRQTGRIQSANGALPSYTKVFSSSLVALAQENPKIIAITAAMPEGTGLDAFQERFPHRFYDVGIAEQHAVTFAAGLACEGFVPVVAIYSTFVQRAYDQIIHDVALQNLPVVFALDRAGLVGADGPTHAGTFDLSFLRAIPNITLMAPADENELRRMLATAVAMGKPVAIRYPRGSALGLQEEPADIIPTAQGRCLKKGQQVALVAVGHPVHQALQAAEKLQDEGLSVAVYDGRFIKPLDERLLREAAKCPVVITLEENTIRGGFGAGVLEFYAQDGLLDKGQTVRTWGLPDRFIPHGSQGELRAEVGISSEEIARRIRELLAKVAPPQ
- a CDS encoding HAMP domain-containing protein, translating into MGGDDGNALIKDSKAIQGAMADYGKAFKEMAQSWQIKGLGPKLGYQGAFRKEAHNLGQLLNDFDVTQLNIFLLQLRRAEKDFRLRGKSKYVEKHRQLISTFVATVDGNAMSAAHKNQIKSNLTTYQTAFATFLKENATDRGASKSTISALSKTAGQLEKELYKYYVPAIWRDFLEIRKHEKDYLLRGADKYVKKLDATIDKILKKVAASKLEESTRKSIRTSLTSYQDAFHALVGEDKNIARLTETMRQTVHAIEPMIEEIIQNSERMMVRTQTQIQKQVDADSTLAMSLTGGILMIALLLGVIITRHIIAPLHGCIGNIKEMAEGNLTVQCTTDRQDELGQILNSLQQMILSLRRVILEIRTASDNVAAGSTELSQSANTLSNGATEQAASVEETSSAMEEMSSGIEQNTSNAQQTQTISSKASIDAEETGSSVTEAVTSMKEIATKISIIEEIARQTNLLALNAAIEAARAGEHGKGFAVVAAEVRKLAERAQSAAGEITQLASSSVQVAEKAGNNLVALVPDIQKTAELVQEIAAASQEQNSGTGQINQALQQLDRVIQQNAGASEEMAATAEELSGQADKLHDAVGFFKLGNEGSSPSQNQGTSAAQRPKQIPARKAPAALPAPGGQSSQGGANLDLGSGSGDDAFETF